From a single Nicotiana tabacum cultivar K326 chromosome 8, ASM71507v2, whole genome shotgun sequence genomic region:
- the LOC107762871 gene encoding fasciclin-like arabinogalactan protein 4 has translation MAFTISISHFTPITFLYFLLLSTCNLPILAINITHILSSYPDLSDFTNLFATTSVAADLTQRSSLTLLAVPNAFLRSSDLLNHRPPSSSTNLGDILRYHVLLEYLSWPDLRLIPPTGKLVTTLFQTTGRAPNNFGSVNITRNSNSNSVTVHSPTSNATIITLLKTLPYNISVFTVDSLLVPNGFDLMASETRPPLGLNITKTLIDGHNFNVAASMLTASGVEEEFERDEGGAGLTLFVPTDEAFSEMSASNNFQSLPAEKKAVVLRFHVLHSYYPLGSLESIVNPVQPTLATEQNGAGSFTLNISRVNDSVGINTGIVQASVTQTVFDQNPVAIFGVSKVLLPREFFGKNPIEVNKPITGVASPPEIALPPENSPGIYGPPSHLSSPPGLGTEVSSAANRKKGGIFLWCIGFFYLLLVIN, from the coding sequence atggcTTTCACAATTTCCATATCCCATTTTACCCCTATCACattcctctattttcttcttttatccACTTGCAACCTTCCCATTTTAGCCATTAACATCACCCATATTTTATCCTCTTACCCTGATCTCTCCGACTTCACTAATCTCTTCGCCACCACCTCCGTCGCCGCCGATCTAACCCAACGCTCTTCCCTCACCCTCCTCGCCGTTCCCAACGCCTTCCTCCGCTCCTCCGATCTGTTAAACCACCGTCCTCCGTCGTCATCCACCAACCTCGGCGATATCCTCCGTTACCACGTCCTCCTTGAATACCTTTCTTGGCCTGACCTCCGCCTTATACCACCCACCGGAAAACTCGTCACCACTCTCTTTCAAACCACTGGACGTGCCCCGAATAACTTCGGGTCGGTTAACATTACCCGTAACAGTAACTCCAATTCCGTCACAGTTCATTCACCAACCTCGAATGCTACAATTATTACACTTCTAAAGACCCTCCCTTATAATATCTCCGTTTTCACCGTTGATTCCCTTTTAGTCCCTAATGGGTTTGATCTTATGGCTTCTGAAACTCGACCCCCTTTAGGACTCAACATTACAAAGACTCTTATTGATGGTCACAACTTTAACGTTGCAGCTTCAATGCTTACTGCTTCAGGGGTAGAAGAGGAATTTGAGAGGGATGAAGGTGGTGCTGGATTAACACTGTTTGTGCCAACAGATGAAGCATTTTCGGAAATGTCAGCATCAAATAACTTCCAATCTTTACCAGCGGAGAAAAAAGCTGTTGTTTTAAGGTTTCATGTTTTGCACTCTTATTACCCTTTAGGTTCGTTAGAATCTATAGTAAATCCAGTTCAACCCACATTGGCTACAGAGCAAAATGGTGCGGGGAGTTTTACGCTGAATATTTCAAGAGTTAATGATTCTGTTGGGATAAATACTGGAATTGTTCAAGCGTCGGTGACTCAAACTGTGTTTGATCAGAATCCAGTGGCGATATTTGGGGTGTCGAAAGTGTTATTGCCTAGGGAATTCTTTGGGAAAAATCCAATTGAAGTGAATAAGCCAATTACTGGGGTTGCTTCACCGCCGGAGATTGCTCTGCCACCGGAAAATTCGCCGGGAATTTACGGTCCGCCGAGTCATTTATCTTCGCCGCCGGGGTTAGGGACAGAAGTATCATCGGCGGCGAATAGGAAAAAAGGAGGAATCTTTTTATGGTGCATAGGGTTCTTTTACCTACTACTGGTCATTAATTAA